A single Loxodonta africana isolate mLoxAfr1 chromosome 12, mLoxAfr1.hap2, whole genome shotgun sequence DNA region contains:
- the PDILT gene encoding protein disulfide-isomerase-like protein of the testis, with the protein MEPLWMPLLLVASCIPAVLSSPEVDATEVPRLLHIREESNLLVLTSAGLTQMLNQTRFLMVLFHNPSSKRSRNLAQELGRAMEIMGKGKNGLGFGKVDITVEKELQEEFDIKKAPEVKLFFEGNRSEPISCEGVVESTALVVWLRRQISKKAFLFNNSEQVVEFVRSRPLVIIGFFQDLEEEVAELFYDVIKDFPELTFGVISIANTIGRFHVTLDSVLVFKKGKVVNRQELIEDSTNERVLNRVIKQHLTDFVIEYSAANRDLIYELNILNHMMLFVSKSSESFDTIIQQYRLTSKEFQNKILFILVNTDEPRNGRALQYFRITEVDIPSVQILNLTSDVRYKMPAEEITYKNLKKFGTSFLNRSAKKHQSSEEIPNYWDQGPVKQLVGKNFNIVVFDKERDVFVMFYAPWSEKCRTLFPLWEELGRKYQNHSTVTIAKIDITANDIQLMYLDRYPFFRLFPVDSEQGVVYKGEYTVKSFSDFLESQINTRIEEEDQLLFVEQSKLVEEKVLPEEEEETFEEEELPEQKLPVLKNTTRLEETAGQKGLVEEKKEVAKPMGPPRQEKKPRFKEEL; encoded by the exons ATGGAGCCACTCTGGATGCCCCTGCTGCTGGTAGCTTCTTGCATCCCTGCTGTGCTGAGCTCTCCAGAGGTGGATGCCACGGAGGTACCCCGGCTCCTGCATATCCGGGAGGAGAGCAACCTGCTGGTGCTGACCTCTGCCGGCCTGACCCAGATGTTGAACCAGACCCGCTTCCTCATGGTCCTTTTTC ACAACCCATCCTCAAAGCGATCCAGGAATTTGGCCCAGGAGTTGGGCAGAGCCATGGAGATCATGGGCAAAGGCAAGAATGGGCTCGGCTTTGGCAAAGTGGACATCACCGTCGAGAAGGAGCTTCAGGAGGAATTTGATATTAAGAAGGCCCCAGAGGTGAAGCTGTTTTTTGAAGGCAACAGGTCTGAGCCCATCAGCTGTGAAG GTGTGGTTGAATCTACTGCCTTGGTGGTTTGGTTGAGAAGACAAATTAGCAAGAAAGCATTTTTGTTCAACAACAGCGAGCAGGTGGTAGAGTTCGTGAGATCCAGGCCTTTGGTCATCATTGGCTTCTTCCAG GATTTAGAGGAAGAAGTAGCAGAATTGTTCTATGATGTGATCAAAGACTTCCCAGAGCTAACTTTTGGAGTGATATCGATTGCCAATACCATTGGGCGTTTCCACGTCACCCTCGACAGTGTCCTGGTGTTCAAAAAG gGAAAAGTTGTGAACCGCCAGGAGCTTATTGAAGACAGTACCAATGAGCGTGTCCTCAATCGAGTCATTAAACAGCACCTAACAGATTTTGTTATTGAATATAGCGCTGCG AATAGGGATCTGATTTATGAGTTGAACATCCTGAATCACATGATGCTCTTCGTCTCCAAAAGCTCAGAGTCATTTGACACCATAATTCAGCAGTATAGGTTGACATCAAAGGAATTCCAAAACAAG ATCCTTTTCATCCTTGTGAACACCGATGAACCCCGAAATGGACGAGCCCTCCAGTACTTCCGGATCACCGAGGTCGATATCCCATCTGTCCaaatcctaaacttaacctcTGATGTGAGGTACAAAATGCCTGCAGAAGAGATAACCTACAAAAACCTCAAGAAATTCGGCACCAGCTTCTTGAATAGAAGTGCCAAG AAACATCAATCCAGTGAAGAGATTCCAAACTACTGGGACCAGGGACCAGTTAAGCAGCTGGTGGGAAAGAACTTCAACATAGTTGTCTTTGACAAGGAAAGAGACGTGTTTGTGATGTTCT ATGCGCCCTGGTCTGAAAAGTGCAGGACACTCTTTCCACTGTGGGAAGAGCTGGGCAGAAAGTATCAAAACCACTCCACAGTAACCATCGCCAAGATTGACATCACGGCAAACGACATTCAGCTGATGTACCTGGACCGGTACCCATTCTTCAGGCTCTTCCCCGTTGACTCTGAACAA ggTGTGGTATACAAGGGAGAATATACTGTGAAGAGCTTTTCTGATTTCCTGGAAAGTCAAATCAATACCAGGATTGAGGAGGAGGACCAG ctatTATTTGTTGAGCAAAGCAAGCTGGTAGAAGAGAAGGTATTgcctgaagaagaggaagaaacttTTGAGGAGGAAGAGTTACCTGAGCAGAAGTTGCCTGTGCTGAAGAACACGACCAGGCTGGAAGAGACAGCTGGGCAGAAGGGACTAGTGGAGGAGAAGAAGGAGGTGGCTAAGCCAATGGGACCTCCAAGACAAGAGAAGAAGCCAAGGTTCAAAGAAGAACTTTAG